One window of Watersipora subatra chromosome 3, tzWatSuba1.1, whole genome shotgun sequence genomic DNA carries:
- the LOC137389919 gene encoding tyrosine-protein kinase CSK-like isoform X2 → MSQPKKVGPWQPGTEVMALYNFDPNSPEDLPFRRRDILIIVKATRDPNWYIAKKVDGKEGMIPANYVRERAEVKLNTMPWFHGKMKREEAEDILKPRQTGLFLVRESNNFPGDYTLCVVSEENTVEHYHILYENNKLTLDNEVYFENLIPLVEHYLNDADGLCCKLETPLPKKGGALEGFVDWKQFEDSGWVLQKKDLQKEEIIGQGEFGDVYKGVYRGTPVAIKSLKEMTRAAQTFLREAQLMTELQHPNLVLLMGVMNDADNILIITEYLSKGNLVDYLRTRGRSVITKVDQINFACDVCKGMAYLEEKKLVHRDLAARNILIHENGMAKVSDFGLARHADMFQDGGKFPIKWTAPEALRNNTFTSKSDVWSFGVLLWELYSFGRNPYPRIPQGDVMALVEKGYRMESPESCPREIFTIMSDCWSLDAKARPDFRILLPKFEKLRTTTV, encoded by the exons AATCATAGTAAAGGCGACAAGG GATCCGAATTGGTACATAGCAAAGAAAGTAGACGGGAAGGAGGGCATGATACCCGCAAACTACGTGCGGGAACGAGCAGAAGTCAAACTGAACACTATGCC ATGGTTCCATGGGAAGATGAAGAGGGAGGAAGCGGAAGATATCCTCAAACCCAGACAGACCGGCCTGTTTCTCGTACGAGAGAGCAATAACTTCCCCGGTGACTATACCCTCTGCGTGGTCTCGGAGGAAAACACTGTCGAACATTACCATATATTATATGAGAATAACAAGCTTACACTTGATAACGAAGTTTACTTTGAGAATCTTATCCCCCTTGTCGAG CACTACCTAAATGATGCCGATGGGCTCTGCTGCAAGCTAGAGACTCCGCTACCAAAAAAAGGTGGAGCTTTAGAAGGTTTCGTCGACTGGAAACAATTTGAGGACAGCGGTTGGGTTCTACAGAAAAAAGATCTGCAAAAAGAAGAAATCATTGGTCAGGGAGAATTCGGCG ATGTCTACAAAGGGGTGTATAGAGGAACCCCTGTGGCCATAAAATCATTAAAGGAAATGACCAGAGCAGCGCAAACCTTTTTAAGAGAAGCTCAGCTCATGAC TGAGCTTCAGCACCCAAACCTGGTTCTTCTGATGGGTGTCATGAATGATGCGGATAACATTCTTATCATAACAGAATACCTGAGTAAAGGAAATCTAGTGGATTATTTGAGAACCAGAGGTCGTTCCGTCATCACCAAAGTCGATCAAATAAATTTCGCATG TGATGTGTGTAAGGGAATGGCATACCTAGAGGAGAAAAAGTTGGTACATCGAGACTTGGCAGCGCGTAATATACTCATACATGAAAATGGTATGGCAAAAGTATCGGATTTTGGACTGGCTAGGCATGCTGATATGTTTCAAGATGGCGGTAAATTTCCAATCAAATGGACAGCACCCGAAGCACTACGCAATAAT ACATTTACAAGTAAGTCAGATGTGTGGAGCTTTGGGGTTCTTCTTTGGGAGCTATACTCATTTGGAAGGAACCCGTATCCTAGGATT CCTCAGGGTGATGTGATGGCTTTAGTGGAGAAAGGATACCGAATGGAATCGCCTGAAAGCTGTCCTAGAGAGATATTCACCATCATGTCCGATTGCTGGTCGCTAGATGCCAAGGCTCGTCCAGACTTCCGCATTCTATTACCTAAGTTTGAGAAATTGCGTACGACTACTGTATGA
- the LOC137389919 gene encoding tyrosine-protein kinase CSK-like isoform X1 has translation MSQPKKVQGPWQPGTEVMALYNFDPNSPEDLPFRRRDILIIVKATRDPNWYIAKKVDGKEGMIPANYVRERAEVKLNTMPWFHGKMKREEAEDILKPRQTGLFLVRESNNFPGDYTLCVVSEENTVEHYHILYENNKLTLDNEVYFENLIPLVEHYLNDADGLCCKLETPLPKKGGALEGFVDWKQFEDSGWVLQKKDLQKEEIIGQGEFGDVYKGVYRGTPVAIKSLKEMTRAAQTFLREAQLMTELQHPNLVLLMGVMNDADNILIITEYLSKGNLVDYLRTRGRSVITKVDQINFACDVCKGMAYLEEKKLVHRDLAARNILIHENGMAKVSDFGLARHADMFQDGGKFPIKWTAPEALRNNTFTSKSDVWSFGVLLWELYSFGRNPYPRIPQGDVMALVEKGYRMESPESCPREIFTIMSDCWSLDAKARPDFRILLPKFEKLRTTTV, from the exons AATCATAGTAAAGGCGACAAGG GATCCGAATTGGTACATAGCAAAGAAAGTAGACGGGAAGGAGGGCATGATACCCGCAAACTACGTGCGGGAACGAGCAGAAGTCAAACTGAACACTATGCC ATGGTTCCATGGGAAGATGAAGAGGGAGGAAGCGGAAGATATCCTCAAACCCAGACAGACCGGCCTGTTTCTCGTACGAGAGAGCAATAACTTCCCCGGTGACTATACCCTCTGCGTGGTCTCGGAGGAAAACACTGTCGAACATTACCATATATTATATGAGAATAACAAGCTTACACTTGATAACGAAGTTTACTTTGAGAATCTTATCCCCCTTGTCGAG CACTACCTAAATGATGCCGATGGGCTCTGCTGCAAGCTAGAGACTCCGCTACCAAAAAAAGGTGGAGCTTTAGAAGGTTTCGTCGACTGGAAACAATTTGAGGACAGCGGTTGGGTTCTACAGAAAAAAGATCTGCAAAAAGAAGAAATCATTGGTCAGGGAGAATTCGGCG ATGTCTACAAAGGGGTGTATAGAGGAACCCCTGTGGCCATAAAATCATTAAAGGAAATGACCAGAGCAGCGCAAACCTTTTTAAGAGAAGCTCAGCTCATGAC TGAGCTTCAGCACCCAAACCTGGTTCTTCTGATGGGTGTCATGAATGATGCGGATAACATTCTTATCATAACAGAATACCTGAGTAAAGGAAATCTAGTGGATTATTTGAGAACCAGAGGTCGTTCCGTCATCACCAAAGTCGATCAAATAAATTTCGCATG TGATGTGTGTAAGGGAATGGCATACCTAGAGGAGAAAAAGTTGGTACATCGAGACTTGGCAGCGCGTAATATACTCATACATGAAAATGGTATGGCAAAAGTATCGGATTTTGGACTGGCTAGGCATGCTGATATGTTTCAAGATGGCGGTAAATTTCCAATCAAATGGACAGCACCCGAAGCACTACGCAATAAT ACATTTACAAGTAAGTCAGATGTGTGGAGCTTTGGGGTTCTTCTTTGGGAGCTATACTCATTTGGAAGGAACCCGTATCCTAGGATT CCTCAGGGTGATGTGATGGCTTTAGTGGAGAAAGGATACCGAATGGAATCGCCTGAAAGCTGTCCTAGAGAGATATTCACCATCATGTCCGATTGCTGGTCGCTAGATGCCAAGGCTCGTCCAGACTTCCGCATTCTATTACCTAAGTTTGAGAAATTGCGTACGACTACTGTATGA